From the Cucumis sativus cultivar 9930 chromosome 5, Cucumber_9930_V3, whole genome shotgun sequence genome, the window GTCTCCACCACAGTTGATCGTTCTATGGAAGATACAATTCTTTGCAGGCTTCaagaaattatttcaaagGTACACCTGACTTTGTGAGTGGATTATTTTCCTCCTAGAGTAACCTGACTTTAGTTACAATGCCCTAGAAATGTTTTACTACAGCTGGATTTCAAGATCAGACTTTGTATCCGGGACAGCTTGTTCCGATTGGCTCAAAGTGCAATGCAAAGACATTATGCTAACGACACAAGTAGTTCCAACAAAAGTAGCAGAGATGAGAATGACTTCACTGCTAAAGGAGAAATCAATAGTCATTGCAGGTTAGGACGCATTTCAATACTCATTATCTGTATTGATTTGTTCAGAGATTCTCCCCTAGAATCTTGAAACttgaaagaataattttaagtttttgtcaCAATCTCGTTTGCTCATGTGAGTCATAAGGTAGTCTATGTCATTTTGAAtgtcttattctttttcatcttttcaaaaattgcaGTCATATTGAGAGCATGCACGGGACATTTTAAAGACTCTTTAGGGCCTTCGCAAGACAGTTGGGAACCTGTTTTGCCAAGAAAGCTTAATCTTTTCAAGTCAAAACTGGGACTATTGCATTGAgaaactaaaacataaataaattagagcAACATACTCTGCTGTGTTTTAATGGTCGATGTTATGCAAAAACATAATCCACTGGAGCTAAGTTATAGTTAAAAAATAGTCACGAACTCCTATTCTAGAGAGAACAGAAAAAAACCTAATGAAAATAATAGGACTGCTTCTGTCTTCTATTCTTGAAAACTATTTTGCTAAAATGTATGTTTCAGTTGAAATATTGTTTCCttatataagaaaaaggaaagttttCAACgtttgtctccttttcaaaaaaagaccTTGAGAAAGTTAAAAACCTGGTGGgtgaaaaagggaaatttgGGAGCTTAGCTTATAGTGGCTTAGAGAGCCTTCCAATCCCCACGTATTTTACAtgtgttttcaaataaatagtTATGACTCAAACTCCACTCTATTTAGTTGGAGCTTCTGCAAACAAAATAGAAGTCAAGCCAAAATAAGACAAGGCGAACTCTCTGATATAGTGATATTTATAGTAAGAAATTAGTTCATATCTTTTGtactagtttaatttaatcctGCGGTTGCATCCCAAGAATGGACTTGGTTAGTGGTTACTCAGTTTAACAAATGTTAACTCGAATGCTACATATTCCGTAAATATTACAGTTGATTTTCGGTATGTTTTGAGGAATTCCATTGGAATATCTAATTTCTGTGATGTCTTCTgcattcttttatattattgttttctagGATTGCTGGGGTTCCGGATGCTGAAACAGAGACCAATCCCATTGATAGAACTGTGGCTCATCTGCTCTTCCATAGACCCTTTGAGCTTTCACAAAACTATATCGATGCCCCCGGATCTCCTATTTCCACTAAGCTTTCTTCTGAGCAGAAGGCAGATTTGAAGAGCTCGCCAATGGAATGCTTACCTTACAATGCATCGGGCAAACATCATGTTTCTCTTGATGGGTCTAAAAGTTCTTGGACGTTAGCAGAGACGCAGCAGCAGATAAAAACTAGTCCTTGTATGGAGACATCAGATAACACGTCCAATAATGGGTTGGTAGATGATGCAGTTCTTGACTACGAAGCTTCCCAGTGAGGAAATGTGCATGCCATTAATATCATACGGGTAATTCATTCCTTTATCTCTTCCTGGCTCAGTTTGCTTCGCATGCTTTTGACCATATGGATTTATAATGCAAGATCTTCCTTTTGCTCATCTGCCTACTAGATCTTACAAACCACAGTTGTGGGAGGTTCAAAACATCGACCAACTCGTGGAGCTTGAAGTATCAAAACCTCAGAATGTACAACATGTCTAGTAttcagaaaaaataaaatcggAAGAACGATTTGGAGACCAACTTGTCTGTATCTTAACATGCACCAGCATCAACTGGGTTGTGTTATTTGTGTGATGCTATGTCTGTGTAGTACCTGTGAGCGTctggatgttttttttttttttttaattttagttcttgtTGGAAGATTGAAATATAACTTTAGATCATTCATCACTCCAAACCAATGGAGTTTCCACGACtctgataaattttaaaatcctaGTGGTTACTTTCTTAAGGTGAAGGTTAGTGAAGTTGTATTCTCAATGAGCTTCTCGAGTTCTGGTTGGATTTTTGGATAACTACTCAGCTAGTGAATTTGTATTCTCAATGTATGTGTATGTCTACGAAAAAAACTGACTGTTTGAGATTGAATATGATACGCTGATTAGATGATTCAACATCTTATCCTTTGTTTTACTGAATGCATGCTAGTGAGACCTTCTCATTATAgtccatttgataaatatgacATCTTCTATAGATTATGGTACTAAGTTGTGGAAATGAGTTTTAGGAAGCAACAAAGGGACATGCTTGGTTAGCATCGGGATGCATCTATGATACAAACCTTAAGTTCAATTTTACAATGTGCAATTCCACTTTGTACCATACagattattaaaattacacagacaaagttcaatttctaaaacaaagcctctgaatttgataaatttgcAGTGCAAAGTGATTAACCAAGATTTGTCAAAGGATGGTGTTGGTGTAGTATTTTTTAGCTGactcattaaaaaaagaagtaacaTATAAGCTGGGTTCGACCATTCAGTTACTGCCACATCATGGCCCATGTGTGGCCCGGCCCAAACAGATAAAATGGGCTTTGATAATATTGAGAAGTTCAAAGCCCAGAAGAAGGTCCTAACTTCTACGTAGCTTAGTTATATACGGATGGAAGCAAGGGAAATCCAAGTACAAAGTAAACGACAGGAACTGGAAGCTATGATTTGGTCATCTGTATAGTGAGTCGGGAGCTTCGTTGTGGGGCTATGGCCAAGGCCGATATGAGCCGAGTGGTAAAGGACCAGAGCCGGGTTGCCATAGTTTCGATGGAAGAAAACAAGCAAAGaaagtggaaaagaaaaggcactTCATCCTCCTCGCCTTCTGTTAACAGCTTGGATGATGGTTGTCTAATGCATATTTTCAGCTTTCTTTCCCCCATACCAGGTACctctctttcaatttcttgtCTGAACGTCTATTCTTTCAGTTTCTAGAATCTCAAATTTAAGGGTTCTGTTGTTTATTTTGCAAATTTGGGTGGTTTGCTCTGCTGCTAAGCAGAAATAAAAATCGAAACGCTTGTCAAAAACCATGAAGGAGTGATTTTGCAATCTTTGGGGTATTTCTGGAAATGGATTGGGGAAAGGattttaattgtaattttgGGCTTGGCGTGAATTGGGGATTGTTGTTTCAATGTATAAAGTAACTTACGTACTTGTTTCAGCATATCtatatcaaaaagaaaaaaaaaaaaaaaaaacttcgaAGAAATGAAATGCTTAGCTTCTTTGGGTTGGTTCTGTCGGAGTCTATCACTGAGCCTTATTGGTTTTCATTATGTGTGGTTTAATGGAATTGATTATGAAGTGAGAAGTTCTTTCCTTGGGCTTTGGATATGAATCGATTGGATATAATACATACATTGGTATGTGATACTGAGGAGTCGTTTAAAGAACTAAAAACACACGTGATGcatttcttttgcttcttctcTATTCTAGTGACCAAGTTTTTACTTTTAGCCTACTGAAGTTGTAATTGAGAGGATGCCGCCTGTTTATTTCCGTGGAGTTTCTGCCTTTCCTGTCACTTTTGCCATTGAGTTTGCAGATCGGTATAACACCGCCCTCGTTTGCCACAGATGGCGTTACTTGGCCTGTCATCCTAGGCTGTGGCTGCGAGTAGAACGATCTATTAAAGATTTATCTGAGCCGGGAGTTTTCCCAACAATCGAGGCGGCTGTTGCTGCTGCTAGGTAAATTCTTGCATGTTTACGATTTGTTTCTTAAGAGTGGGAATGAATAGAGTAAGTTGTTTATAGAGCCTAAATGATTCTGTTCTCTATAGGCCTGGTGACACCATACTTATTGCAACAGGTGGAGTTCATTCTGCCTCTAacattcaaataacaaaaccaCTTTGCCTGGTATATTCCATTTCCCCCTTCTTTTAGTTGCCTGGCTGTGGAATTTTACTCTTAGGTCTTAATGTATGGTTTAAATGTTATCCAATTGGCCTGTCTCTGCAGCACTCATGTCTAGTTTGTGATTAATTCAAGTACCCTTCCAGAGGAAAAGTGTCATGTTATATATGTGGAAGGACCTGTCAATGAATAACTAGGAAAAGCATTTCTTTtcggaaaaaaaatgtggcTAGTTTCTCTAGAAAGGTCGCTGCTTGCTAGAATTTGGGTTTATGTTATTCATCTTTAACGAAACTAAGAAATGATTGGATCGAACAAGATAGctacaaaatataattggaGTTTTAAAAGAAGGTGGATCTGGGGTAACTAGTTAGCTATTTGGGTTCTGCTATGCAGTTTTAAAGTGAATTTCTCTGTGGCTTGGCCCTgcattttcaattcaaattgaGTACTTGTTTGAAGTGGCAATATTGTTAAGCTATTTCCCTGTACTTGCTTTTAAATCTTGGTGAAACATTCATGGTCCCTTGTGCTCAGCGTTTGGACTTTATGAGCTTTTAACTTCAAGATTTTAGCACCTTTGTATGCTTCAACTTATTCCATAATGTTGTAGGTTTTGACCTTTTTGGGGGCTTAATTTATGATAGAAGTGGTGAAAGACTCATTTCATAAGGAATTTAAGTTTCactatttttcatcattttatcTTAAACTTACTATTTCAGATTGGTGGAGGTGAGCTTCCTGAGGAGACAACACTTTTCTGTACTCGTGGTTCGGAGAGGTACATAACCGATAGCATATAATGTAATTTGCAACGGTGTCCtatagggtttttttttctccctctttAACATTTCCAAGAGATCATTTATCATCACCCATCTCGTTATTGGTGCCCtctaattgaatttgttatttacttaTAGTGACTTCACTTGATTCATACATTCTTTCATCATGGATGTATTGCATTCTCATTCAGCAGCCAGGTCTGGAGAAGGCCTTGcataaacttctttttttatttggttcaaatCCCATTTTGATCAAGAGAACTTtcatatatttgtttcattttggtCACAAGGTTCAAAGGAGCCTTCCTACGTTTAGGAATTAACCGTTTTTGGtgatataacttttaaaaattgtcattttgGTCTTTACTAGTGTTTTGTCGCCAATATTCACTCACCCAATGGTCATCTCAGGCAACCTATGAGGTTCAATGTATTTCTATGTTAGCATGTACAACATGCTCAAATCGTGTGTGTATGTTAAAAGCAAAGTGGTTGTTTTCTTTGAGTACATAAgctaaaataaatagatattttgaaagtttaagggcAGACATTCTAGAGTTCTCGAAAGTTAAGAGGGCCCAAAGGaagatttatgatttttaaagGAAACTTATTATTGACTTCCTATTTCTTCTTAACATGCAGTGCTTTGGAGTTCCTGTCTACCAGTAAACTTTCCAACTTAACAGTCAAGGCAGAACTTGGTTGCTGCTTGCTTCACAGGAAGGGAAGATTGATTGTAGATGGATGTGTCCTCCAATGTGAGTCAAACCCTTTGGATTACCTATCATGCCCCATTGTTTGTACAGCAAGTCCAGATAAGTTATTGCCTTCCTCAGTGAAGGGTGGTTATACACACGGCGTTTCTGTCTCTCACACTCGTATTGAGGGTGGAGCCAAAGCTGTCCTAACGAGTGAGGACCTGACATTGCAGCATGTTCGAGTTATTTATGCTCGAACagctcttttcttttggtttgatgTTGAatacaagttataataatgCTGTTGTAATGTATTAGCAATGTGCATTTGTTACAAATTGTTAATCTTTTAGGTATGTTGTTATATTGGTGATTATTTAACTTGTATTGCGTCTCTGTTTATGCTTTTATCATAATCCCTTTCAATGTATTATgtccttgtttttctttttccctgaTCTATATTCTTTAGTTAATCTATAAATCTATtcattaaactttcaaaattaaaatttagtctCTGTTATTGGTATATTGACATCTGTAAATGTTTGAGAATAAAAAGATTCGAATTTATTTGGCACATCTAAAAGTTCATTTATCTAATAAACACAAATCAACAATCAGATTTTCTATTCTAATCCTCAACTAAACTTTCACTTTAACCAAGCAATCTCGTTGGTGATATTACCAAGAGATTTTATTGTAACACAGAGAAGATTCATTTCAATTACAAACTAGTTTAAGggacattttttcttctctaatgAAGTGCCTGATTTGAATGTTCAACATAAGTTTGAGGATCGgaatttctaataataaaacataagtGATAgcaattcattttcaaaatttccacATTGGGATTAATTTGCCCTAGTTTGCCCGTGTATAAATCTCCCTAAATCCATTAGTTtcaagaaattgaaagtttaagattAATCTTAACAATTAAGTTTTGGTTCAaagttgattttcttttcaaaagaaaaggcatGAAAGTTAGTGCTGAGTATGAAGTATGAATGAGTAACTtgattttttagtataaaaataGAATGCACATGGGCAAACATTTATTGTTCTTGGTCATGGTCTTCTCATATaacatttaataatttcaaccACTATTTCTTCTTGATGTTCTCACTTAGACTTAAATTAAGACCATGTGATATACCCATATGTGCTTTACATACCTTTTCAATTCAGATGACAACATTTAGATTTTCTGATTCATACTTTAAAAGTAGAAATGTCTCtaagttttataaaatgatactctttttttattagcCTCTGCCATGCAAATTATATCATTATCCCTTTGACgaattttggaagaaaaaaggtAAACTTTTGTATAATGTTCTTTAGGATCAATCAATACAAcaacaccaaaaaaaaaaagtccttcaaactttcaattttgttaaccaaatatttgttttttcaaaaaataaaacaattcagttgtttttattttgtttttaaatatttgaccATTTCTAATTTGGTAGCTTTGAGACTTTTTAGTTATaggtttattttgaaaagttgttaATATTAATTGATGTTGATCATTTTAGGACAAA encodes:
- the LOC101204465 gene encoding F-box protein SKIP5 isoform X1, which codes for MAKADMSRVVKDQSRVAIVSMEENKQRKWKRKGTSSSSPSVNSLDDGCLMHIFSFLSPIPDRYNTALVCHRWRYLACHPRLWLRVERSIKDLSEPGVFPTIEAAVAAARPGDTILIATGGVHSASNIQITKPLCLIGGGELPEETTLFCTRGSESALEFLSTSKLSNLTVKAELGCCLLHRKGRLIVDGCVLQCESNPLDYLSCPIVCTASPDKLLPSSVKGGYTHGVSVSHTRIEGGAKAVLTSEDLTLQHVRVIYARTALFFWFDVEYKL
- the LOC101204465 gene encoding F-box protein SKIP5 isoform X2, coding for MPPVYFRGVSAFPVTFAIEFADRYNTALVCHRWRYLACHPRLWLRVERSIKDLSEPGVFPTIEAAVAAARPGDTILIATGGVHSASNIQITKPLCLIGGGELPEETTLFCTRGSESALEFLSTSKLSNLTVKAELGCCLLHRKGRLIVDGCVLQCESNPLDYLSCPIVCTASPDKLLPSSVKGGYTHGVSVSHTRIEGGAKAVLTSEDLTLQHVRVIYARTALFFWFDVEYKL